One window of the Saccopteryx bilineata isolate mSacBil1 chromosome 2, mSacBil1_pri_phased_curated, whole genome shotgun sequence genome contains the following:
- the LOC136322764 gene encoding golgin subfamily A member 2-like, translating to MTPGTQNQGALWKERHREEENISRLAEDKEEMKEKPQALRELVVRLSGCKPSEFYVWQGPGAARSPAGAPRTPSTPQATEAAQTQVIFARGASMTMGSRPHTLENSAAQQIL from the exons ATGACTCCAGGGACACAG AACCAGGGGGCGCTGTGGAAGGAGCGCCACCGGGAAGAGGAGAACATTAGCCGGCTGGCTGAGGACAAGGAGGAAATGAAGGAGAAGCCCCAGGCGCTGCGGGAGCTGGTCGTACGCCTGAGCGGGTGCAAGCCTAGTGAATTCTATGTATGGCAAGGTCCTGGGGCTGCCCGCAGCCCTGCTGGGGCGCCCCGTACACCCTCTACCCCCCAGGCAACTGAAGCTGCTCAAACCCAGGTGATCTTCGCGAGGGGAGCCTCGATGACAATGGGGAGCCGACCGCATACACTTGAGAACTCTGCCGCACAGCAGATCCTGTAG